Proteins from a genomic interval of Odontesthes bonariensis isolate fOdoBon6 chromosome 7, fOdoBon6.hap1, whole genome shotgun sequence:
- the cav2 gene encoding caveolin-2: protein MGLEKDKSDTSIIMDEYEFNRSIEPILSKKGKLYTAAPDRDPHDVNAHLKVGFEDVIAEPISTHSFDKVWIGSHAAFELVKFIFYRLLTTLLAVPMAFILGLVFGILSCIHIWVMMPMIQSLMMFLPSLQKVWRSLMDMFVTPLFQSMGKSLSSIQMQTTEN from the exons ATGGGGCTGGAAAAGGATAAATCGGACACAAGCATAATTATGGACGAATATGAATTTAATAGGTCCATAGAGCCTATTCTGTCGAAAAAGGGAAAGTTGTACACTGCGGCTCCGGATCGAGATCCACACGATGTCAACGCGCATTTGAAG GTGGGTTTTGAGGATGTCATTGCGGAGCCCATTTCCACACACAGCTTCGACAAAGTGTGGATAGGAAGCCACGCTGCCTTTGAGCTGGTTAAATTCATCTTTTACCGCCTGCTGACCACACTTCTGGCTGTGCCCATGGCGTTCATCCTCGGACTAGTCTTTGGCATTCTCAGCTGTATTCATATCTG GGTGATGATGCCCATGATTCAGAGTCTCATGATGTTCTTGCCGTCGTTGCAGAAAGTATGGAGGAGTCTGATGGACATGTTTGTAACACCACTCTTCCAAAGCATGGGAAAGAGCTTGTCCTCCATTCAAATGCAAACTACAGAAAACTGA
- the cav1 gene encoding caveolin-1, with protein MTGELKDGETDEEFLHSPFIRKQGNIYKPNNKDMDNESLNEKTMEDVHTKEIDLVNRDPKLINDDIVKVDFEDIIAEPAGTYSFDGVWKASFTTFTVTKYWCYRLLTALVGIPLALIWGIFFAILSFLHIWAVVPCIKSYLIEIHCISRVYSICIHTFCDPLYEAMGRCLSNIRIRMTKEV; from the exons ATGACAGGAGAACTGAAGGACGGCGAGACAGACGAG GAGTTTCTGCATTCGCCGTTCATCCGAAAACAAGGGAACATATACAAGCCTAACAACAAAGACATGGACAACGAGAGTCTGAACGAGAAGACGATGGAGGATGTCCACACCAAAGAGATAGACCTGGTCAACCGTGACCCCAAGCTCATTAACGACGATATTGTCAAG GTGGACTTTGAGGACATTATCGCAGAGCCTGCAGGAACCTACAGCTTCGATGGTGTGTGGAAAGCCAGTTTCACCACATTCACTGTCACCAAGTACTGGTGCTACCGGCTGCTGACAGCATTGGTCGGCATCCCCCTGGCGCTGATCTGGGGAATATTCTTCGCTATCCTGTCCTTCCTGCACATCTGGGCCGTGGTGCCGTGCATCAAGAGCTACCTGATCGAGATCCACTGCATCAGTCGCGTCTATTCTATCTGCATCCATACCTTCTGCGACCCCCTGTACGAGGCCATGGGCAGATGCCTCAGCAACATCCGAATCCGCATGACCAAGGAGGTGTAA